Below is a window of Candidatus Tectomicrobia bacterium DNA.
CGGACGCTCTCCTCCTCCATCTCCCGGGCGCACAGCTCGGCCGCCTTCCCGAAGCCCACGATGCCCGTCACGTTCAGGGTGCCCGACCGCATGCCGCGCTCGTGGCCGCCGCCGTCGATGAGGGCCGCGAGCCGCACGCGCGGCTTGCGCCGCCGGACGTAGAGGGCGCCGATCCCCTTCGGGCCGTAGATCTTGTGGGCCGACATCGAGAGGAGGTCGATGCACATGTCGTCCACGTTGATGGGCACCTTGCCGTAGCCCTGGGTGGCGTCGGTGTGGAAGAGGACGCCCCGCTCGCGGCAGAGCTGCCCGATCTCCTTCGCCTCGTTCAGCACCCCCACCTCGTTGTTGGCCGTCATGATGGAGACGAGGATGGTGTCGTCGCGCAGGCGCTCCTTCACCATCCCGGCCGTGGTGATGCCATCCGTCGGGGGCTCGATGTAGCTCACGTCGAAGCCCCACGTCTCGAGCCGCTTGGCCGAGTCGATGATGGCCTTGTGCTCGATGGCCGAGGTGATGATGTGCTTGCCCTTGCTCTTGTACATCTCGGCCACGCCCTTGAGGGCCATGTTGTCGGACTCGGTGGCCCCGCTCGTGAAGATGATCTCGCGCGGGTCGGCGCCGATGACCGAGGCGATCTGCTCGCGGGCCGTATCGACCGCCTTCTCCGCCTCCCAGCCGTAGGAGTGGTTGCGGCTGGCGGCGTTGCCGAACTTATCCTTGAAGTACGGCAGCATCGCCTCCACCACCCGGGGGTCGGCCGGGGTGGTGGCTTGGTAGTCCATGTAGATCGGGAATTTCAGGCTCATCGAGGCTCTCCCACGGAAGTGCCGATCATATCGAGTAGGGTCATTCCCTCAAGCAGGTGCGTGACCTTCTGCTGGATGCGCTCCATCGGCCGCACGATGGGGCAGTGGCGGAACTGCTCGCAGTCCGAGGTTTCGCCCGCCTGGCAGATGGCCATGGCGATGGGGCCCTCGATCGCGCGGATAACCTCGGCCACCGTGATCGAGTCGGGCCGGCGCGAGAGCACGTAGCCTCCCTTGGGGCCGTTCCGCGACTCCACGATGCCGCTCCGGGCCAGGATCTGCATCGTTTTCGCCAGAAGCTCGGCCGGGATGCAGTAGGCCGCCGCGATCGCCTTGGCGTTGGTGGCTTCCCCCTCCCCCTGCTCGGCCAGATACGCCAGCGCCATCAGGCCGTAGTCGGTCCGCTTGGAGAGGGTGAACATGGGCTGCCTCCATCTGGGCATCCGGGCGGCCGCCGGAGCTTTGGCATACGGCGCTCCGGCGCCGTTTCTTAAGGCGACAAAATCGGTCGCCGATGAATCTACTCGCATATATACGGCCGGTTTTCGGCCCTGTCAACCCGCCAAGCCCAATCAAATCCAGGGGATTTAACAACGAAACCGGGGCACTGGCGAATCT
It encodes the following:
- a CDS encoding IscS subfamily cysteine desulfurase; its protein translation is MKFPIYMDYQATTPADPRVVEAMLPYFKDKFGNAASRNHSYGWEAEKAVDTAREQIASVIGADPREIIFTSGATESDNMALKGVAEMYKSKGKHIITSAIEHKAIIDSAKRLETWGFDVSYIEPPTDGITTAGMVKERLRDDTILVSIMTANNEVGVLNEAKEIGQLCRERGVLFHTDATQGYGKVPINVDDMCIDLLSMSAHKIYGPKGIGALYVRRRKPRVRLAALIDGGGHERGMRSGTLNVTGIVGFGKAAELCAREMEEESVRLVNLREKFKSIIFESLDEVYVNGHETKRLPGNLNVSFPYVEGESLIMGLKDVAVSSGSACTSASLEPSYVLKAMGRGDELAHSSIRFGFGRFTTEEEIEYVAEKTTEIVKRLREMSPLYEMVKEGVDLSKVEWQAH
- a CDS encoding Rrf2 family transcriptional regulator gives rise to the protein MPRWRQPMFTLSKRTDYGLMALAYLAEQGEGEATNAKAIAAAYCIPAELLAKTMQILARSGIVESRNGPKGGYVLSRRPDSITVAEVIRAIEGPIAMAICQAGETSDCEQFRHCPIVRPMERIQQKVTHLLEGMTLLDMIGTSVGEPR